Proteins encoded by one window of Candidatus Bathyarchaeota archaeon:
- a CDS encoding type II toxin-antitoxin system VapC family toxin, whose protein sequence is MSYTVDASVVARWFIKGEEWEQMALRLRDDYVKGRVRLYAPAILTFECLNAVWKAYRMGLLSLEVAAEISRLMRKLMPETVELDPEDLHKVFKLSARLNLTCYDTLYIVVSVKTGSTLLTADRILYEKAREQTPTVHLSEYKGARDLRVENYLG, encoded by the coding sequence TTGAGCTACACGGTCGACGCAAGCGTGGTGGCTAGATGGTTCATAAAGGGAGAGGAGTGGGAGCAGATGGCCTTACGGCTTAGAGACGACTATGTTAAGGGTAGGGTTAGGCTTTACGCGCCAGCCATCTTGACGTTTGAGTGTCTAAACGCCGTATGGAAGGCCTATAGGATGGGGCTGCTGAGCCTAGAGGTAGCGGCTGAAATTTCAAGACTCATGCGGAAGCTCATGCCTGAAACCGTCGAGCTAGACCCGGAAGACCTCCATAAGGTCTTCAAGCTATCGGCCAGGTTGAACCTAACCTGCTACGACACATTGTACATAGTCGTCTCTGTTAAGACAGGCTCGACCCTCCTAACGGCCGATAGGATCCTCTACGAGAAAGCTAGGGAGCAGACGCCGACCGTTCACCTAAGCGAGTATAAGGGGGCTAGGGACTTAAGGGTAGAAAATTACCTCGGGTAA
- the nadA gene encoding quinolinate synthase NadA, whose translation MRRIEELVEKIKALKREKKAVILAHNYQRAEVQDVADYIGDSVGLSRRAMEVEDAEVILFSAVDFMAETAAVLNPDKRVLIPSRGARCPMAAMLPVETLLEYKRRYPGVPVVLYVNTLAEAKAECDVCCTSANAVKVVEALDSDTVLLGPDRNLARYVAEKTGKTVIPVPGSGFCPVHVLFREEDVSRVKKENPEAVLLAHPECDPSVWRAADFVGSTSQMYRFVRSSGSSSFIVATEVGFLYRLRRDNPGKRFIPAYEDAVCVNMKLNTLEKIYLALRDEKYAVKLPEKVAVKAREAIDRMFELTG comes from the coding sequence ATGAGGCGTATCGAGGAGCTTGTCGAGAAGATAAAGGCCTTAAAACGTGAGAAGAAGGCCGTTATCCTAGCGCATAACTACCAGAGGGCTGAGGTTCAGGATGTGGCCGACTACATAGGCGACAGCGTAGGCTTGAGCAGGAGAGCCATGGAGGTCGAGGACGCCGAGGTCATACTCTTCTCCGCGGTGGATTTCATGGCTGAAACCGCGGCCGTGTTAAACCCGGATAAGAGGGTGCTCATCCCGTCTAGAGGGGCTAGATGCCCTATGGCCGCTATGCTTCCGGTCGAGACCCTTCTAGAGTATAAGAGGAGGTATCCCGGTGTCCCGGTCGTCCTCTACGTGAATACGCTGGCTGAGGCTAAGGCTGAGTGTGACGTATGCTGTACATCCGCCAACGCGGTTAAGGTCGTCGAGGCGTTGGATTCTGACACGGTTCTACTCGGGCCGGACCGCAACCTAGCCCGGTATGTCGCCGAGAAGACGGGTAAAACCGTTATACCTGTGCCTGGAAGCGGTTTCTGCCCTGTTCACGTCCTCTTCCGTGAGGAGGATGTCTCTAGGGTTAAGAAGGAGAACCCTGAGGCGGTCTTGTTGGCTCATCCTGAGTGCGACCCAAGCGTCTGGAGGGCTGCGGACTTCGTCGGAAGCACTTCTCAGATGTATAGGTTCGTCAGGTCGTCCGGTTCCTCGAGCTTCATAGTGGCCACCGAGGTCGGTTTTCTGTATAGGCTTAGGAGGGATAACCCTGGTAAGAGGTTTATCCCGGCCTACGAGGACGCTGTATGCGTGAACATGAAGCTCAACACGCTTGAGAAAATCTACCTTGCCCTGAGGGACGAGAAGTATGCGGTGAAGCTTCCTGAGAAGGTCGCCGTTAAGGCCCGTGAAGCCATCGATAGGATGTTCGAGCTTACCGGGTGA
- a CDS encoding carboxylating nicotinate-nucleotide diphosphorylase, which produces MSFHLVRRLEMFLEEDVGFGDLTTELLVPKGLRAKGFIVVKERGVIAGLEEARVLFDVLGVEARLRFRDGDLVKPGDVVMEVEGEARSILMAERTVLNIMMRMSGIATETRRLVDMVRRAGLDVRVAATRKTAPGLRFLDKKAVMVGGGDTHRLRLDDAVLIKDNHVAIVGSVGEAVRKAKEAVSFAKKVEVEVQTPEEALEAARCGADIVMLDNMKPDQIRRAVELLKAEGLYGRVLLEASGGINPSNILEYASTGVHVVSLGYLTHSAKALDMSLELETPTGC; this is translated from the coding sequence ATGAGTTTTCACTTGGTTAGGCGTTTAGAGATGTTTCTCGAGGAGGACGTCGGGTTCGGAGATTTGACGACCGAGCTTCTGGTGCCTAAGGGTCTAAGGGCCAAGGGGTTTATAGTGGTTAAGGAGCGTGGTGTGATAGCGGGGCTTGAAGAGGCTAGGGTTTTATTCGACGTATTAGGCGTCGAGGCTAGGCTGAGGTTCAGAGACGGAGACCTTGTCAAACCGGGGGATGTCGTTATGGAGGTCGAAGGTGAGGCTAGGAGCATATTGATGGCGGAGCGGACTGTTTTGAACATAATGATGCGGATGAGCGGTATAGCCACCGAGACTAGGCGGCTCGTCGATATGGTGAGGAGGGCTGGTTTAGACGTCAGGGTTGCGGCTACCCGTAAGACGGCGCCTGGGCTGAGGTTTCTCGATAAGAAGGCCGTTATGGTCGGTGGGGGAGATACCCATAGGCTTAGGCTCGACGACGCCGTCCTGATCAAGGATAACCACGTAGCCATCGTAGGCTCGGTCGGTGAGGCCGTTAGAAAGGCTAAGGAGGCCGTTAGCTTTGCGAAGAAGGTCGAGGTGGAGGTTCAGACGCCTGAGGAGGCTTTGGAGGCCGCTAGGTGTGGAGCCGACATAGTGATGCTGGATAACATGAAGCCTGACCAGATAAGACGTGCCGTAGAGCTTCTGAAGGCTGAGGGGCTTTACGGCAGGGTTCTGTTGGAGGCTTCCGGGGGGATAAATCCGTCGAATATATTGGAATACGCGTCCACCGGTGTGCACGTGGTTTCCCTAGGCTACCTCACTCACTCGGCTAAGGCTCTCGACATGAGCCTTGAACTTGAAACCCCTACGGGCTGTTAG